From the genome of Acidobacteriota bacterium, one region includes:
- a CDS encoding GGDEF domain-containing protein produces MTEESHRESDTEVTAQVHDTDNLDISSLHESGLTQAYATAETGVMEEARERAVVEANLILIAHPDGERLGTRLRMSSGTSLEVGRSPKAGISLPEVLSISRRHARIYFRGRHVTLEDLGSTNGTYVNGQLIHEPTVLRSGDRFQVAAVHFKFLHEEDPEHAYYETIYDLMTRDGLTEIFNKRKYEEEAEREFARSLRHSRPLSLVMFDLDDFKLINDNYGHLCGDFVLKRVTSLVRDVLRPEQVFARVGGDEFVVLSPETSAEGAVALASKLRERIASLEYHYCNFTVSVTCSFGVAELSAGMTHREDLYGAADQALMRSKRGGRNRVTLAETGDGPAVS; encoded by the coding sequence ATGACCGAAGAGTCCCATCGCGAGTCCGACACGGAAGTGACCGCTCAGGTCCACGATACGGATAACCTGGACATCTCGAGCCTGCACGAGAGCGGCTTGACGCAGGCCTACGCCACCGCCGAAACGGGGGTGATGGAAGAGGCCCGCGAGCGAGCCGTGGTGGAGGCCAACCTCATCCTCATCGCCCATCCGGACGGTGAGCGGCTGGGGACTCGCCTGCGGATGAGTTCCGGTACCAGCCTGGAAGTGGGGCGGTCGCCGAAGGCGGGGATTTCGCTGCCGGAAGTTCTCTCCATCTCCCGGCGCCACGCCCGCATCTACTTCCGTGGCCGCCATGTGACCCTCGAGGATCTGGGGAGCACCAACGGCACCTACGTCAACGGCCAGCTCATCCACGAACCGACGGTGCTCAGGAGCGGCGACCGGTTTCAGGTGGCGGCGGTGCACTTCAAGTTCCTGCACGAGGAAGATCCGGAGCACGCCTACTACGAGACCATCTACGACCTGATGACCCGCGACGGGTTGACGGAGATCTTCAACAAGCGGAAGTACGAAGAGGAAGCGGAGCGCGAATTCGCACGTTCCCTGCGCCACTCCCGGCCCCTGAGCCTGGTGATGTTCGACCTCGATGATTTCAAGCTGATCAACGACAACTACGGCCACCTGTGCGGCGACTTCGTGCTCAAAAGGGTCACCTCCCTGGTGCGCGATGTGCTGCGGCCGGAACAGGTCTTCGCCCGCGTCGGCGGCGACGAGTTCGTTGTGCTGTCGCCGGAGACCTCGGCCGAGGGCGCGGTCGCGCTGGCGTCCAAGCTGCGCGAGCGCATTGCCTCGCTGGAGTACCACTACTGCAACTTCACGGTATCGGTGACCTGCTCTTTCGGGGTGGCGGAGCTGAGCGCCGGCATGACGCACCGTGAGGACCTCTACGGCGCCGCCGATCAAGCCTTGATGCGCTCCAAGCGGGGTGGTCGCAACCGGGTGACCCTGGCCGAGACCGGGGACGGCCCGGCGGTTAGCTGA
- the recN gene encoding DNA repair protein RecN, giving the protein MLRELHIRNLAVVESTSLEFEPGLTVLTGETGAGKSIVVDSLGLAAGSRADSDLIRTGSDSLSVIARFQPAGEAWREILAAAGVEAEGEDLLIRREISRSGRNRVYVNDQPTTLRLLAELAPTLLRIHGQRDELGLIDPELQRAWLDLSGGSEAAERLRAVETAYGEWHELTGGLDRLSGDEAERSERLDLLSFQAAEIEAARVSEGEDEALRQERDVLRNAEAIVQALAGSYDLLFEGDGAAVDRLGTSEGLLERIEQWEPAAADWLKELLEVRTRLEEVTEGMRRRLDGLEADPARLDEVEERLALLERLLRKHRAASCGELLERCAAMRREIEQLTAAEENRAALEEEASKALRRYEQAALALSAGRREWGEQLARSIEGELSDLGLEKARLGVDLERRPRADSPLTLSGEAFDGGVDFGPQGIDQVVFQFAPNPGEEERPLSVIASGGELSRIYLALQLAAPADRASTDPVSPGSALVFDEVDTGIGGAQAAALGRKLRRLGASSQVLVVTHLPQVASFGHHHFRIQKTVEEERTRTRVQVLDEDARVAEVARMLGGEATTDLTLSHARELVAQGTGAPAEKAKVS; this is encoded by the coding sequence ATGCTGCGCGAACTGCATATCCGCAATCTCGCCGTCGTCGAGAGCACTTCCCTCGAATTCGAACCGGGCCTGACGGTTCTCACCGGCGAAACCGGTGCCGGCAAGTCCATCGTGGTGGATTCCCTCGGTCTGGCGGCTGGCTCGCGGGCCGACAGCGACCTGATCCGCACCGGCTCCGATTCCTTGTCGGTGATCGCCCGATTTCAGCCGGCCGGCGAGGCCTGGCGGGAGATCCTGGCCGCGGCCGGCGTCGAGGCCGAGGGCGAAGATCTCTTGATCCGCCGGGAGATCAGCAGGAGCGGCCGCAACCGCGTCTACGTCAATGATCAGCCGACCACCCTGCGGCTGCTGGCGGAACTGGCGCCGACGCTACTTCGGATTCACGGGCAGCGCGACGAGCTGGGCCTGATCGATCCCGAACTCCAACGCGCCTGGCTCGATTTGAGCGGCGGGAGCGAGGCGGCCGAGCGGCTGCGTGCCGTCGAAACAGCATACGGGGAGTGGCACGAGCTCACCGGTGGTCTCGACAGGCTCTCCGGCGACGAGGCGGAGCGCTCCGAGCGGCTGGATTTGCTGTCCTTCCAGGCGGCGGAGATCGAAGCGGCGCGGGTCAGCGAAGGGGAGGACGAGGCGCTGCGCCAGGAACGCGACGTTCTGCGCAACGCCGAGGCCATCGTCCAGGCCCTCGCCGGCTCCTACGATCTGTTGTTCGAGGGGGACGGTGCCGCGGTCGATCGGCTGGGCACCAGCGAAGGTCTTCTCGAACGCATCGAGCAGTGGGAGCCGGCCGCCGCAGATTGGCTCAAGGAACTGCTGGAAGTGCGCACCCGCCTCGAAGAGGTGACCGAGGGGATGCGCCGCCGGCTCGATGGATTGGAGGCCGATCCAGCGCGCCTCGATGAGGTCGAAGAGCGTCTGGCCTTGCTCGAACGGCTACTGCGCAAGCACCGGGCGGCGAGCTGCGGCGAGTTGCTGGAGCGGTGCGCGGCAATGCGCCGGGAGATCGAGCAACTCACCGCTGCTGAAGAAAACCGGGCGGCCCTGGAAGAAGAGGCGTCGAAGGCGCTCAGGCGCTACGAGCAGGCAGCCCTCGCCCTTTCCGCCGGCCGCCGGGAATGGGGCGAACAACTCGCCCGGAGCATCGAAGGTGAGCTGTCGGACCTCGGTTTGGAGAAGGCTCGGTTGGGAGTGGACTTGGAGCGCCGTCCGCGCGCCGACAGTCCCCTCACTCTGTCCGGAGAGGCGTTCGATGGAGGAGTGGATTTCGGTCCTCAGGGAATCGACCAGGTGGTTTTTCAGTTTGCCCCCAACCCCGGTGAGGAGGAGCGGCCCCTGTCGGTGATCGCTTCCGGCGGCGAGCTGTCGCGCATCTATCTTGCCCTGCAGCTCGCCGCGCCCGCTGATCGGGCGTCCACGGACCCGGTGTCGCCGGGCTCGGCGCTGGTCTTCGACGAAGTGGACACCGGCATCGGCGGCGCCCAGGCGGCGGCCCTTGGGCGCAAGCTGCGGCGGTTGGGGGCATCCTCCCAGGTGCTGGTGGTGACCCATCTGCCGCAGGTGGCGAGCTTCGGCCACCATCATTTCCGTATCCAAAAGACGGTCGAGGAGGAGCGAACCCGCACTCGGGTCCAGGTCCTGGACGAAGACGCCCGGGTGGCGGAGGTCGCTCGCATGCTCGGTGGCGAGGCGACGACCGATCTCACCCTCTCCCATGCCCGGGAGTTGGTCGCTCAGGGGACCGGCGCTCCGGCCGAGAAAGCCAAGGTGTCGTAG
- a CDS encoding YceI family protein, producing MKVRTGFAVFFAAVAFLALPLLATAAEWSVDTSHSHVGFSVRHFLTQVPGRFNDFEGTIVYDADEPSNSSVDITVDAASIDTANENRDGHLKSEDFFHVEKYPQLSFKSTAVESSGSTLQVTGDFTMHGVTKSITVPVEVLGVMGKKAGFSAEFTVDRKDYDVSWNRALDQGGTILGDEVKVRIDVEADLVVTEAEGDQASR from the coding sequence ATGAAGGTACGTACTGGTTTTGCAGTCTTTTTCGCCGCAGTCGCATTTCTCGCCCTGCCGCTTCTCGCCACCGCCGCCGAGTGGTCGGTGGACACGTCCCACAGCCATGTCGGCTTTTCGGTGCGCCATTTCCTGACTCAGGTGCCCGGCCGCTTCAATGACTTCGAGGGCACCATCGTCTACGACGCCGACGAGCCGTCCAACTCGTCCGTCGACATCACCGTCGACGCGGCGTCCATCGACACCGCCAACGAGAATCGCGACGGCCACCTGAAATCCGAGGACTTCTTCCACGTGGAGAAGTACCCCCAACTCAGCTTCAAGAGCACCGCCGTCGAAAGTTCCGGCAGCACCCTTCAGGTGACCGGCGACTTCACCATGCACGGCGTCACCAAGTCGATCACCGTGCCCGTCGAGGTGCTCGGCGTGATGGGCAAGAAGGCCGGCTTTTCGGCGGAGTTCACGGTCGACCGCAAGGACTACGACGTGTCCTGGAACCGCGCCCTCGACCAGGGCGGCACCATCCTCGGCGACGAGGTCAAGGTGCGGATCGATGTCGAAGCGGACTTGGTCGTAACCGAGGCCGAAGGCGACCAGGCCAGCCGCTGA
- the coaD gene encoding pantetheine-phosphate adenylyltransferase, whose amino-acid sequence MSGIAIYPGSFDPIHNGHLDLIQRCVPIFNEVVVAVLRNEEKSPMFSVRERVAMISEVLKPYPSCRVETFSGLLVDFADQVGARVVVRGLRAVSDFETEFQMALMNRRLDPRVETLFMMPREDYTYLSSRLLKEVASLGGKLEGLAPEVVLDHLANRLAESPNP is encoded by the coding sequence ATGAGTGGAATCGCCATCTACCCGGGCTCCTTCGATCCCATCCACAACGGCCATCTGGACTTGATCCAGCGCTGTGTGCCGATCTTCAACGAGGTGGTGGTGGCGGTACTGCGCAACGAGGAGAAGAGCCCGATGTTCTCGGTTCGGGAGCGGGTGGCGATGATCTCCGAGGTGCTCAAGCCCTACCCGTCCTGCCGGGTGGAAACCTTCTCGGGGTTGCTGGTGGACTTCGCCGATCAGGTGGGGGCGCGGGTGGTAGTGCGCGGCCTCCGGGCCGTGTCGGACTTCGAGACGGAGTTCCAGATGGCGCTGATGAACCGCCGTCTGGACCCGCGGGTGGAAACCCTGTTCATGATGCCGCGGGAGGACTACACCTACCTCTCCAGCCGGCTGCTCAAGGAGGTGGCCTCCCTCGGCGGCAAGCTGGAGGGCCTGGCGCCGGAGGTCGTCCTCGACCACCTGGCGAACCGCCTCGCCGAGTCGCCCAACCCGTAG
- a CDS encoding glycosyltransferase family 4 protein, producing MIPYSPMPESPSSTPTALFWSYDRQVPSFRLRLEPVIEELRRRGWRCETEILPRGRYLRRIVERRAALKAADLLVIAKLNLAPGEGPLLRRWARRVAFDFDDAIYLRKPKRIGQAPDRSWMRRHKFLTTCRAADLILAGNRELARATGAAAERLAITPTAVEVTRYPSKAPPNRQPRTLVWIGLPENLLYLEPFRPVFERLAREMPDVKLRIVSSEAPSWPEVPIEFVPWSLEGEVEALTTAGVGLMPLADDAWTRGKCAFKLLQYMAAGLPCVASPVGANLEVVVPGKTGYLPRTSEEWWFALKTLLDDRAHAQVLGWTGRRQVESRYDRERIAPRAADRLEALVSPTFSPTS from the coding sequence GTGATCCCCTACTCCCCGATGCCCGAGTCTCCCTCCAGCACTCCCACCGCCCTCTTCTGGAGCTACGACCGCCAGGTGCCCTCCTTCCGGCTGCGCCTGGAGCCGGTGATCGAGGAGCTGCGCCGGCGCGGCTGGCGGTGCGAAACGGAAATCCTGCCCCGGGGACGGTATCTGCGGCGCATCGTCGAGCGCCGCGCGGCCCTGAAGGCGGCCGACCTGCTGGTGATCGCCAAGCTCAACCTGGCCCCCGGCGAAGGCCCTTTGCTGCGCCGCTGGGCGCGGCGGGTGGCCTTCGACTTCGACGACGCCATCTACCTGCGCAAGCCGAAACGCATCGGCCAGGCGCCGGACCGCTCCTGGATGCGGCGGCACAAGTTCCTGACTACCTGCCGCGCGGCCGATCTGATCCTGGCCGGCAACCGGGAGCTGGCGCGGGCCACCGGCGCCGCGGCGGAGCGCCTCGCCATCACCCCGACCGCCGTCGAGGTGACTAGGTATCCTTCCAAAGCGCCGCCCAACCGGCAGCCGCGCACCCTGGTGTGGATCGGCCTGCCGGAGAACCTGTTGTACCTGGAACCCTTCCGCCCGGTCTTCGAGCGCTTGGCCCGGGAGATGCCGGACGTCAAGCTGCGCATCGTCTCGTCGGAAGCACCGTCCTGGCCGGAGGTACCGATCGAGTTCGTGCCCTGGAGCCTCGAGGGCGAGGTCGAAGCCCTGACCACCGCCGGCGTCGGCCTGATGCCCCTGGCCGACGACGCCTGGACCCGCGGCAAGTGCGCCTTCAAGCTGCTGCAGTACATGGCTGCCGGCCTGCCCTGTGTGGCCTCGCCGGTGGGGGCGAACCTCGAAGTGGTGGTGCCCGGCAAGACCGGCTACCTGCCGCGCACTTCCGAGGAGTGGTGGTTCGCCTTGAAGACGCTGTTGGACGATCGAGCGCACGCCCAGGTACTCGGCTGGACCGGCCGCCGGCAGGTGGAATCCCGCTACGACCGGGAGCGCATCGCGCCGCGGGCGGCGGATCGGCTGGAGGCGTTGGTTAGCCCGACCTTCTCACCAACTTCGTAG
- a CDS encoding type 1 glutamine amidotransferase, translating to MRAVLLQVRLHPAAELQEQQCFRARCHLTADQLQVINAARDVSYRWRDLSDADVLFVGGSGEHSVTRPEPFFPPLFDVVGRWIDEGRPFLGSCWGHQLLGVMFGGKVVTDPAHEEVGTLPIALTFAGRADPLFESFPEQFPVHLGHHDRVTRLPPDFVELANSAACPHQVIRQVDAPVYGTQFHSEMSAGDMLDRLEWYRDGYLPAGKRPADLVRPTPEADGLLRRFVELYS from the coding sequence ATGCGCGCGGTTCTCCTCCAGGTGCGCCTCCATCCGGCGGCCGAACTCCAGGAACAGCAGTGTTTCCGCGCCCGCTGCCATCTCACTGCAGATCAGCTCCAAGTGATCAATGCGGCGCGCGATGTGTCCTATCGCTGGCGAGACCTGAGCGATGCGGATGTCCTTTTTGTCGGTGGTTCCGGCGAGCACTCGGTGACCCGGCCGGAGCCGTTCTTTCCGCCGCTGTTCGACGTGGTGGGTCGATGGATCGACGAAGGCCGGCCGTTTCTCGGTTCGTGCTGGGGGCATCAACTCCTCGGCGTCATGTTCGGCGGGAAGGTGGTGACCGATCCGGCTCACGAAGAGGTCGGCACCCTGCCGATTGCGCTCACCTTCGCCGGACGGGCGGATCCGCTGTTCGAGTCGTTTCCGGAGCAGTTTCCGGTCCACCTGGGTCACCACGATCGGGTGACCCGGCTGCCGCCGGATTTCGTCGAGTTGGCGAACTCCGCGGCCTGTCCCCACCAGGTCATCCGCCAGGTGGACGCGCCGGTCTACGGTACCCAGTTCCACAGCGAGATGAGCGCCGGTGACATGCTGGATCGACTGGAATGGTACCGCGACGGCTACCTCCCCGCCGGCAAACGGCCGGCAGATCTGGTGCGGCCGACGCCCGAAGCGGACGGCTTGTTGCGCCGGTTCGTCGAGCTCTATTCCTGA
- a CDS encoding L-threonylcarbamoyladenylate synthase translates to MKIVPLPAEEVAKSDAFAASRWRPLPPAGGVLAIPTESSYGLAAAPDDRTAVDRVFALKGRRADQPLPVVVASMAQLAGLGVKASKAVRTVLGSHWPAPLTAVLPIAEPLAASAGRRTLAVRRPAHAGLRRLLEETGPLTATSANRSGEAPFLDALSVADWMAEFGRRDGVSQGGDAVIDGGRLHGGPPSTLIDLSGSAPRVLRLGAFQGPALDELMETAAPALTYRD, encoded by the coding sequence GTGAAGATCGTGCCGCTGCCGGCGGAAGAAGTTGCGAAATCCGATGCCTTTGCCGCCAGTCGCTGGCGGCCCTTGCCGCCAGCCGGCGGTGTTTTGGCGATCCCCACGGAATCGAGCTATGGTCTGGCGGCGGCGCCGGACGATCGAACGGCGGTGGATCGGGTCTTCGCCCTCAAGGGGCGCCGAGCGGATCAACCGCTGCCGGTGGTGGTGGCCTCCATGGCGCAGCTCGCAGGCCTTGGAGTGAAGGCTTCGAAAGCGGTGCGGACAGTGCTCGGCTCGCACTGGCCGGCGCCTCTGACCGCGGTCTTGCCGATCGCCGAGCCTTTGGCCGCTTCGGCCGGTCGTCGGACCCTGGCGGTGCGACGGCCGGCCCACGCCGGCCTGCGGCGACTGCTCGAAGAGACCGGCCCGCTCACCGCCACCAGTGCGAACCGTAGCGGCGAGGCGCCATTCCTCGATGCCCTGTCGGTTGCCGATTGGATGGCGGAATTCGGGCGTCGGGACGGTGTTTCTCAGGGTGGGGATGCGGTGATCGACGGTGGCCGGCTGCATGGCGGACCGCCATCTACGCTGATCGATCTCTCCGGTTCGGCGCCGCGGGTGCTGCGCCTCGGCGCCTTTCAGGGACCGGCCCTCGATGAGCTGATGGAGACCGCCGCGCCGGCATTGACGTATAGGGATTGA
- the aceE gene encoding pyruvate dehydrogenase (acetyl-transferring), homodimeric type: MAFEIPLPVTWYTAEEDPEAQETREWLEALEDVVETHGPERAEFLIKRLIGAAYRHGLDFPFVASTPYVNSIPLSEQPDYPGDRDLERRIKSLIRWNAMAMVVRANKKVDGIGGHISTFASSATLYQVGMNHFFRGRGEGGFAGDSVYFQGHGSPGIYAQAYLEGRIGVEKLHNFRRELEAGGGLASYPHPWLMPDFWEYPTVSMGLGPISAIYQARFNRYLADRGIVDTAGRKVWFFMGDGESDEPESLGAITLASRQKLDNLIFVINCNLQRLDGPVRGNGKIIQELETIFRGAGWNVLKVIWGDDWDPLLAADDSGLLRRRMNEVVDGQYQKYTVESGGYIREDFFGKYPQVLKLVEHLSDENLQKLRRGGHDPAKVYAAFKAAAEHQGQPTVILAKTIKGYGLGEAGEGRNVTHQQKKLNEDELRNFRDRFDIPIPDDQLGEAPFYKPPEDSEEIQYLKERRAALGGPIPVRKVYAQGMPQPPKSIYDDFINGIDRPVSTTMAFVQVLSKLLKDQEIGDRIVPIVPDEARTFGMESLFRQSGIYSSVGQVYEPVDAKMLLYYKEAKDGQILEEGITEAGSMASFTAAGTAYATHGVDMIPFFIFYSMFGFQRIGDSIWAFADMRGRGFLLGATSGRTTLNGEGLQHEDGHSHILATTVPNLLAYDPAYAYELAVIIQDGLKRMYEDREDIFYYITLCNENYEMPAMPEGSREGILKGLYRLREAPEGSGDRPRAQLFGSGPLLNTALEAQQILSESYGVAADVWSATSYKELRREALEAERWNMLHPGETPRSPYVTQLLENAPGPVIAVSDYMKLVPDQIARWVPNGIFPLGTDGFGRSETREALRRFFEVDAAHVVVGTLSCLARKGEIDPAVAGKAIADFGIDPDRPDPIRS; this comes from the coding sequence ATGGCTTTTGAAATACCCTTGCCGGTCACTTGGTACACCGCCGAAGAAGATCCGGAGGCGCAGGAAACCCGCGAGTGGCTCGAAGCCCTCGAAGACGTGGTCGAAACCCACGGCCCGGAGCGCGCCGAGTTCCTGATCAAGCGCCTGATCGGCGCTGCCTACCGCCACGGTCTCGACTTCCCGTTCGTCGCCAGCACCCCCTACGTCAATTCCATTCCCCTGTCGGAGCAGCCGGACTATCCTGGCGACCGCGACCTCGAGCGGCGCATCAAGAGCTTGATCCGCTGGAACGCCATGGCGATGGTGGTGCGGGCGAACAAGAAGGTCGACGGCATCGGCGGCCACATCTCGACCTTCGCGTCGTCGGCGACTCTCTACCAGGTCGGCATGAACCACTTCTTCCGGGGCCGCGGCGAGGGCGGCTTCGCCGGGGACTCGGTGTATTTCCAGGGGCACGGTTCGCCGGGTATATACGCCCAGGCCTACCTCGAAGGGCGCATCGGGGTGGAGAAGCTTCACAACTTCCGGCGGGAACTCGAGGCGGGCGGCGGCCTGGCCTCCTACCCGCACCCGTGGCTGATGCCGGACTTCTGGGAGTACCCCACCGTATCGATGGGCCTGGGGCCGATCAGCGCCATCTACCAGGCGCGGTTCAATCGCTACCTGGCGGACCGCGGCATTGTCGACACCGCCGGCCGCAAGGTGTGGTTCTTCATGGGAGACGGCGAGTCCGACGAGCCGGAGTCGCTGGGCGCCATCACCCTGGCGTCGCGCCAGAAGCTCGACAATCTGATCTTTGTCATCAACTGCAACCTGCAGCGCCTGGACGGACCGGTGCGCGGCAACGGCAAAATCATCCAGGAATTGGAGACCATCTTCCGCGGCGCCGGCTGGAATGTGCTCAAGGTGATCTGGGGCGACGACTGGGATCCGCTGCTGGCGGCGGACGACTCCGGCCTGCTGCGCCGCCGCATGAACGAAGTGGTCGACGGCCAATACCAGAAGTACACCGTCGAGTCCGGTGGCTACATCCGCGAGGATTTCTTCGGCAAATACCCGCAAGTCCTGAAGCTGGTCGAGCACCTGTCCGACGAGAACCTCCAGAAGCTACGCCGCGGCGGCCACGATCCGGCCAAGGTCTACGCTGCCTTCAAGGCCGCCGCCGAGCACCAGGGTCAGCCGACGGTGATCCTCGCCAAGACCATCAAGGGATACGGCTTGGGTGAAGCCGGTGAGGGGCGCAACGTCACCCACCAGCAGAAGAAGCTCAACGAAGATGAACTGCGCAATTTCCGGGATCGCTTCGACATCCCGATTCCCGATGACCAACTCGGCGAGGCGCCTTTCTACAAGCCGCCGGAGGACAGCGAGGAGATCCAATACCTCAAGGAGCGCCGGGCGGCCCTCGGTGGGCCAATTCCCGTCCGCAAGGTGTACGCCCAGGGAATGCCCCAGCCGCCGAAGTCGATCTACGACGACTTCATCAACGGCATCGATCGTCCCGTGTCCACCACCATGGCCTTCGTGCAGGTGCTCTCCAAGCTGTTGAAAGACCAGGAGATCGGCGATCGCATCGTGCCGATCGTGCCGGACGAGGCGCGCACCTTCGGCATGGAGTCGCTGTTCCGCCAGAGTGGTATTTACTCGTCGGTGGGGCAGGTCTACGAGCCGGTGGATGCCAAGATGCTCCTCTACTACAAGGAGGCGAAGGACGGCCAGATTCTCGAGGAGGGGATCACCGAAGCCGGTTCCATGGCGTCGTTCACCGCCGCCGGTACCGCCTACGCCACCCACGGCGTGGACATGATCCCGTTTTTCATCTTCTACTCGATGTTCGGCTTCCAGCGCATCGGCGACTCGATCTGGGCCTTCGCCGACATGCGGGGCCGGGGCTTCCTGCTAGGCGCCACCTCCGGCCGCACCACCCTGAATGGCGAAGGTTTGCAGCACGAAGACGGCCACAGCCACATCCTGGCGACCACCGTGCCCAACCTGCTGGCCTACGATCCGGCCTACGCCTACGAACTCGCGGTGATCATTCAAGACGGCTTGAAGCGCATGTACGAGGATCGCGAGGACATCTTCTACTACATCACCCTGTGCAACGAGAACTACGAGATGCCGGCCATGCCGGAGGGTTCCCGGGAGGGCATTCTCAAGGGGCTCTACCGGCTGCGCGAGGCGCCGGAAGGCTCCGGCGACCGGCCGCGGGCGCAGCTCTTCGGCAGCGGCCCGCTCTTGAACACCGCCCTCGAAGCGCAGCAGATCCTGTCCGAGAGCTACGGCGTGGCGGCCGACGTGTGGAGCGCCACCAGCTATAAGGAACTGCGGCGCGAGGCGCTCGAAGCCGAGCGCTGGAACATGCTGCACCCGGGCGAAACCCCGCGGTCGCCCTATGTGACGCAACTGCTGGAGAACGCACCGGGGCCGGTGATCGCCGTCTCCGACTACATGAAGCTGGTGCCGGATCAGATCGCCCGCTGGGTGCCTAACGGCATCTTCCCGTTGGGCACCGACGGCTTCGGCCGTAGCGAAACGCGCGAGGCGCTGCGGCGCTTCTTCGAGGTCGACGCCGCCCACGTGGTGGTGGGCACCCTGTCTTGCCTGGCACGGAAGGGCGAGATCGATCCGGCGGTGGCCGGCAAGGCGATTGCCGACTTTGGCATCGACCCGGACCGCCCGGATCCGATCCGTTCCTGA
- the add gene encoding adenosine deaminase, producing MTPLDSFLLRLPKAELHVHLEGSMPPATLWALAQRHRIDLPVSGPEGLDEWFRFRDFEHFVEVYLTLSRCLKEPEDFRLLMADFLTEQARQNILYTEVHFTLATHIGNGADGRAVLDALHEAMEDGRRRHGIGIRLILDIVRNAPLSHADSTLEWSLAGRDRGVVAMGVSGIEKGLPNEPYREHFRAAEAAGLRCVAHAGEHAGPESIRSVLEVCRAERVGHGVRAVEDPALVAELAASGIPLEVCPTSNVRLGVFPSLAEHSFDALHRAGAAVTVNSDDPPLFGTTLTDEYRALAVTFGYTPVELVEFARRAFEHAFLSPEERGHFERRFERETAALAQELGIDLNPSAAAGP from the coding sequence TTGACGCCGCTCGATTCATTTCTCCTCCGCCTGCCGAAGGCGGAACTGCACGTCCACCTCGAAGGGTCGATGCCGCCGGCCACCCTCTGGGCGCTCGCCCAGCGTCACCGCATCGACCTGCCGGTGAGCGGTCCGGAAGGGCTCGACGAGTGGTTCCGGTTTCGCGACTTCGAGCACTTCGTCGAGGTCTACCTGACGCTGTCCCGTTGCCTCAAGGAGCCGGAGGACTTCCGGTTGCTGATGGCGGACTTCCTCACCGAACAGGCGCGCCAGAACATCCTCTACACGGAAGTCCACTTCACCCTCGCCACCCACATCGGCAACGGTGCCGACGGTAGAGCGGTGCTCGACGCCTTACACGAGGCGATGGAGGACGGCCGGCGGCGTCACGGTATCGGCATCCGGCTGATCCTGGACATCGTGCGCAACGCCCCCCTGTCGCACGCCGACTCGACCCTCGAATGGTCCCTCGCCGGCCGCGATCGGGGGGTGGTGGCGATGGGCGTTTCGGGAATCGAGAAGGGCCTTCCCAACGAGCCCTACCGCGAACATTTTCGGGCCGCCGAGGCGGCGGGCCTGCGCTGCGTCGCCCACGCCGGCGAACATGCCGGCCCGGAGTCCATCCGGTCGGTGTTGGAGGTCTGCCGCGCCGAGCGCGTCGGTCACGGCGTGCGGGCGGTGGAGGATCCGGCGCTGGTGGCGGAGCTGGCCGCGAGCGGTATTCCCCTCGAAGTCTGTCCGACCTCGAACGTGCGGCTGGGGGTTTTCCCCTCCCTGGCCGAGCACTCCTTCGACGCCCTCCACCGCGCCGGCGCCGCGGTAACCGTCAACTCCGACGATCCACCGCTCTTCGGCACCACCCTGACGGACGAATACCGCGCCCTGGCGGTCACCTTCGGCTACACACCCGTGGAACTGGTGGAGTTCGCTCGCCGCGCATTCGAGCACGCCTTCCTGTCGCCCGAGGAGCGGGGGCACTTCGAGAGGCGCTTCGAGCGGGAAACCGCCGCTCTGGCCCAAGAACTGGGAATCGACCTCAATCCGTCCGCGGCGGCGGGCCCTTAG